One Verrucomicrobiia bacterium genomic window, CCCGACCGTAGCAAATCAACTTGGCTATCATCGAGTCATAATACGGCGGGATGACGTAGCCGGCGTAGACGTGCGTGTCCACGCGCACACCGTGGCCGCCCGGCACGTGGAGGAATTCGATGCGGCCGGGGCAGGGCTGGAAATTGTTAAAAGGATCCTCCGCATTGATGCGGCATTCGACAGCGTGTTTTGCAAATTGGATGTCCTTCTGGTCGTAACCCAGTTCTTCGCCGGCGGCGACGCGGATTTGTTCCTTCACGATGTCGATGCCCGTGACCTCCTCGGTGACGGGATGCTCGACCTGGATGCGCGTGTTCATCTCAATGAAGAAGAACGTGCCACTCGCATCGAGCAGAAATTCGATGGTGCCCGCGTTGATATAGCCGACAGCCTGCGCCGCCTTGATCGCCGCCTTGCCCATCCGTTTGCGAAGGTCGCTGGTGATAGCGGGTGAGGGCGATTCTTCAAGGAGTTTTTGGTGCCGCCGCTGTAAGCTGCAGTCGCGCTCGCCGAGATGGATGGTCCGTCCCTTGCGGTCGGCCAGGATCTGGAACTCGATGTGGCGCGGATTCTCGATATACTTCTCGATGTAAACGGCGGAATTGGAAAAGGCGTGTTCGGCCTCGGAACGGGCCGTATGATAGCCTTTGACAAGGGCCGGGTCGTTGTGGGCCACGCGCATGCCGCGCCCGCCGCCGCCGCCCGCCGCCTTCACGATGACCGGGTAGCCGATCCGGCGGGCAATCTTGAGAGCGTCCTGCTCATTCTCAACGGGGCCGTCGCTGCCGGGCACAACGGGGACACCAGCCTTGCGCATCGTTTCACGGGCGGCGACCTTATCGCCCATTGAACGGATCGATGGACTGGCCGGGCCGATGAACTTAATGTTGCAGTTCTCGCAAACTTCGGCAAAGTGCGCATTCTCGGACAGGAACCCGTAACCCGGGTGAATGGCCTCGACGTCGCCAACCTCCGCGGCGCTGATGATCCGGTCGATCTTGAGGTAGCTTTCCTTACTGGGTGCATTGCCGATGCAAATCGCCTCGTCCGCCAACTGCACGTGCAACGAGTCGGCGTCCGCCTTTGAGTAGACGGCGAGCGTGCGAATGCCCAGCTCTTTGCAGGCGCGGATGATGCGCACGGCGATTTCACCGCGATTGGCTATCAGGATTTTGTCGAACATGGCGACGTAAACTCGCTGGGACCGGGACAATGCGGCGGGCGCGCTATTTGACGCGCACCGCGAACAGCTTCTGACCAAATTCGACGGGTTTGGCGTTTTCGGCCACGACGCCAGTGATGACGCCCTTCACTTCGGCCTTAATCTCATTCATCACCTTCATCGCCTCAACGATGCAGACGACCGTCTCTGGGTCAACTTCCTGGCCGACCTCCACGTATGGCGGCGCGTCCGGTGATGGGGAGAGGTAAAAGGTGCCAACCATTGGCGACGTGATGTGCTCGATGTCGGCCGCGGGTGGAACTGTTGCGGGCACGGCGGGAGCGGGCGGGGCCGCTTGAACCGGAGTGGAAGCAGCCGCCGACTGGGCTGGAACGGACGGCGGGAGGGTCACCGTCTGTTGAAATTCATCGGGGCCGCGTTTGATGCGGATTTTCAACCCGTCCTGTTCCATTGAGAACTCGGAAAGGTCATTGTCCTTCATCATGGCGACTATCGCCTTTATTTGTTCCAGTTCCATGGTTCCATCCTCTTTCAGACCGAAAAGGGGCGACGTTTTATCCACTCGCTATCTATTTGTCAAACCAGCGCCTCGGCACAACGCCCAGCTTGCCATCACCAAGGTACGTCTATTACTTGGAGGATCCTGCTTCCTTGGCGGGTTCGGACTCTAGCAAAGCGGGACGGGATTGTCTAACGCTTTCCTCGACGGTCGCAAGTGCCCGACTATAGCGTGCATTCGTCGGGTTCAGTTCGACCGCCTTGCGAAG contains:
- the accB gene encoding acetyl-CoA carboxylase biotin carboxyl carrier protein, producing MELEQIKAIVAMMKDNDLSEFSMEQDGLKIRIKRGPDEFQQTVTLPPSVPAQSAAASTPVQAAPPAPAVPATVPPAADIEHITSPMVGTFYLSPSPDAPPYVEVGQEVDPETVVCIVEAMKVMNEIKAEVKGVITGVVAENAKPVEFGQKLFAVRVK
- the accC gene encoding acetyl-CoA carboxylase biotin carboxylase subunit codes for the protein MFDKILIANRGEIAVRIIRACKELGIRTLAVYSKADADSLHVQLADEAICIGNAPSKESYLKIDRIISAAEVGDVEAIHPGYGFLSENAHFAEVCENCNIKFIGPASPSIRSMGDKVAARETMRKAGVPVVPGSDGPVENEQDALKIARRIGYPVIVKAAGGGGGRGMRVAHNDPALVKGYHTARSEAEHAFSNSAVYIEKYIENPRHIEFQILADRKGRTIHLGERDCSLQRRHQKLLEESPSPAITSDLRKRMGKAAIKAAQAVGYINAGTIEFLLDASGTFFFIEMNTRIQVEHPVTEEVTGIDIVKEQIRVAAGEELGYDQKDIQFAKHAVECRINAEDPFNNFQPCPGRIEFLHVPGGHGVRVDTHVYAGYVIPPYYDSMIAKLICYGRDRRVALDRMARALDEFIIRGIKTTIPLHKLILKDPNFRRGRYSTSFVERLLAASQPLVPPKPEEPKPARAGTPE